In Meleagris gallopavo isolate NT-WF06-2002-E0010 breed Aviagen turkey brand Nicholas breeding stock chromosome 3, Turkey_5.1, whole genome shotgun sequence, one DNA window encodes the following:
- the LOC100550948 gene encoding interferon alpha-inducible protein 27-like protein 2B produces MSDKNVHKAGFTSSGIARGSLASSIMSGEAKSFGGGVPSGGTTATLQEMGAKGSTHSSGFTSSGISGGSRASQMMSSEATSHGGGVPKGGTTSTIQSISMGGKGGKR; encoded by the exons ATGTCTGACAAGAACGTCCACAAAGCCGGTTTTACTTCCTCTGGAATTGCAAGAGGTTCTCTTGCTTCATCAATCATGTCTGGTGAGGCAAAATCCTTCGGGGGAGGTGTTCCTTCTGGAGGGACTACTGCTACTCTACAAGAAATGG GTGCCAAAGGCTCAACACACTCCTCAGGCTTTACCAGCAGTGGGATCTCTGGTGGTTCCAGGGCCTCCCAGATGATGTCCAGTGAGGCCACTTCTCATGGAGGCGGAGTTCCCAAGGGTGGCACAACTTCCACTATCCAGTCCATCT CAATGGGTGGCAAAGGAGGAAAGCGCTGA